The Candidatus Poribacteria bacterium genomic interval AGACTTAAGAAAAGCTGGTTTCATCAACACAGGTGGAAAAGGTAGCCATCGAAATTTCAAGCATCCGAAAGGACCAAGGGTTACGATTTCTGGCAAACTTGGCGATGACGCTAAGTCCTTCCAAGAAAAGTTAGTGAAAAGAAGAATTGAGGAGTCTGAAAAATGAATGCAAGCGCGAAGTACATCAAAATCGTGGAATGGTCAGACGAGGACGAATGCTTTATCGGATATTGTCCGGGCATCATCGGCCCGTGCTCCCATGGTCCTGATGAAGTAGAGGTGTATCGGCAGTTATGTGAGATTGTTGACGAGTGGATAGAAATCTTTCATCGCGACAATGAGCCACTCCCACCCCCAACGATTGGTAGAAATATTGAGGAATTTTTAAACGGTACGGGTATTAACTACTAAAGGAATAGATGAAAACGTTCGCGCTTCAGGTTGTGTTAGAAAAAGACAAGTGGCCCGACGAACCAGATGAGAAAGCCGTCTGGCGGGCGTATATCCCTGCTCTGGAGCATAAAGGGGCAGCAAGTTGGGGATATACTCAAAAAGAGGCTTTAAAGAATCTACAAGACGCAGTCGATCTGCTTGTTGAGTGGCTCTTAGAACACGGCGAAGAACTTCTTCCCGGACTCTCTTCACAGACCCAGATCAGTGATTTGCCTTTAATCTACTCTATAGCCAACTGAACAGGACATCTTCATAGGAAATCAAAAATTGCCTACAACACTAACACTCCCACCCACAATAATCACAGGCGCAGGTGCATCTGAGAACGCCGGTGAACAGGGGAAACGGCTCGGTGCAACGAACGCACTCATCGTGACCGATCCGGGTATCGCCAAAATCGGATACGCCGACAACATCGCCCACAATTTACACAACGCCGGAATAACCTCCTCATCCTTCTCTGATGTCACCCCCGACCCAACGCTACAGAATGTGCAAGACGGCTTAAAACAATACACTGACGAAGGCTGCGATGTCATCGTGAGCATCGGCGGCGGAAGTGCCATCGACTGCGGAAAAGGCATCGCTATGAAACTGGCAAATGACGGCGATTTCGCCGATTACATGGGTGTGGATAAAATCCCGAATCCAGGAACGCCTCTTATAGCAATACCAACAACAGGGGGAACAGGTAGTGAGGTCTCTAAAGTCACCGTTATCACCGACACAGAGCGGAACGTTAAGATGATGCTCAGCAGTCGGTGTCTACTCGCGTCCGTTGCTCTCGTGGATCCGTTGCTATCCCTGACAACCCCACCGCATCTGACGGCGGCAGTCGGTGTTGATGCCCTGACGCACGCGATAGAAGCGTATATCTCTAAACGCGCCCAACCGATAACGGATGCCCTGTCCCTGAAAGCAATCGAGATGATTTCAGGTTCGCTCCGGCAAGCGTGGGCAGATGGCGAAAATGTCTCCGCTCGCACGGATATGATGATTGGTGCGTCTATCGCAGGTATGGCGTTCAGCAATTCATCTGTGGCTTTAGTCCACGGCATGTCCCGTCCGATTGGTGCGTATTTCCATATTCACCATGGACTATCAAATTCGGTGTTACTCCGCGACGTGATGGCGTTTAGTGTCGTCGGCGCGCCTGCTCGCTTCGCCGATATTGCGCGCGCTATGGGTGAACCGATTGACGGATTATCGCCGATGCACCAAGCAGATGCAGCAATCTCTGCCGTTGAACGGCTTGTCGCCGACATCCAGATGCCGCGACTCGGTGAAATCGGTATTGAAAAAGAAAAATTCGAGTCTGTCGTCGAACAGATGGCGGTCGATGCCATCGCAAGTGGGAGTCCAGCTAACAATCCGCGACAGGCTACCGCTGAAGAGATTGTCGCGCTGTATTGGGAGTGTTTCTAAAAGTAGAAAGGAACAAATTGTGAACAGACTCAAAATCGTTGTCCCCGGTGATTCACCCCCGCAAATCCAAGGTTCACCGCACCTGGAACGCCTGAAACCCTACGGTGATGTCGTCCTCTACACTGACCGACCCGAAACTCACGAAGAACAACTCCGTCGCGCCGAAGATGCAGACATTCTCATCAATTCGCGCGGACTCGTCAAGTGGCCCGATGAACTGTTGCAGCAACTTCCGAAACTCAAACTCATTTCGCTCTGTTCGATTGGAACCGATATGATTGGACTCGACGAAGCGAAAAAGCGCGGAATTACCGTTTGTAATCAACCCGGACGGACTGCTCCCGTTGTCGCAGAACACGGGTTCGGGTTGATGTTTGGGCTCGCCAAACGGGCAGCTTTTCTGACAGCGTCCATGAAATCAGGTGGCTGGCCCCGCATGGACAACGTCTATCTTCAAGGGAAAACCTTGGGGATTATTGGCACTGGACATATCGGTGCTGAGATGGCGCGCCTCGGACGAGCCATCGGGATGAATGTTATCGCGTGGACGTATCACCCTTCAGCAGCACGCGCGGCAGAATTAGGTGTTCAGTTCGTCTCTCTGGACGCATTGCTCCAGACCGCCGATGTCGTCAGCTTGCACGTTAGGTTAACAGAAGAGAGTCAGCATCTCATCGGTGAAAGCGAACTCGCCACAATGAAGCAAGGTGCGCTGCTCATCAACGTCGCACGTGGCGGCGTGGTTGATACAAATGCCCTCATCTCTGCTTTGAATAGCGGACATCTCGGTGGTGCCGCTATTGATGTCTACGATCAGGAACCGCTCCCTGCTGACCACCCCCTCTTAACTTGCGAGCAGGTAATCTTAACACCACATTGTGCCGATATGACTCCTGAAGGCGTTGAACTCCTTAATGAAGGCGCGGTAGATAACATCATCGCCTTTCTGGAAGGCAGCCCCCAAAACGTAGTCGTTTAACGACGAATATACCATAGATACGCTGTACCACTTTCGATAAAAAAGATGCTCAAACAGGAAATCCGAGATAGAATGAAAAAGATAGGGGTCGATACGGGTGGCACCTTCACCGATATCGTGATGCACACCAACA includes:
- a CDS encoding type II toxin-antitoxin system HicA family toxin, whose product is MPRKIRQLIADLRKAGFINTGGKGSHRNFKHPKGPRVTISGKLGDDAKSFQEKLVKRRIEESEK
- a CDS encoding type II toxin-antitoxin system HicB family antitoxin; its protein translation is MKTFALQVVLEKDKWPDEPDEKAVWRAYIPALEHKGAASWGYTQKEALKNLQDAVDLLVEWLLEHGEELLPGLSSQTQISDLPLIYSIAN
- a CDS encoding iron-containing alcohol dehydrogenase — translated: MPTTLTLPPTIITGAGASENAGEQGKRLGATNALIVTDPGIAKIGYADNIAHNLHNAGITSSSFSDVTPDPTLQNVQDGLKQYTDEGCDVIVSIGGGSAIDCGKGIAMKLANDGDFADYMGVDKIPNPGTPLIAIPTTGGTGSEVSKVTVITDTERNVKMMLSSRCLLASVALVDPLLSLTTPPHLTAAVGVDALTHAIEAYISKRAQPITDALSLKAIEMISGSLRQAWADGENVSARTDMMIGASIAGMAFSNSSVALVHGMSRPIGAYFHIHHGLSNSVLLRDVMAFSVVGAPARFADIARAMGEPIDGLSPMHQADAAISAVERLVADIQMPRLGEIGIEKEKFESVVEQMAVDAIASGSPANNPRQATAEEIVALYWECF
- a CDS encoding NAD(P)-binding domain-containing protein; this translates as MNRLKIVVPGDSPPQIQGSPHLERLKPYGDVVLYTDRPETHEEQLRRAEDADILINSRGLVKWPDELLQQLPKLKLISLCSIGTDMIGLDEAKKRGITVCNQPGRTAPVVAEHGFGLMFGLAKRAAFLTASMKSGGWPRMDNVYLQGKTLGIIGTGHIGAEMARLGRAIGMNVIAWTYHPSAARAAELGVQFVSLDALLQTADVVSLHVRLTEESQHLIGESELATMKQGALLINVARGGVVDTNALISALNSGHLGGAAIDVYDQEPLPADHPLLTCEQVILTPHCADMTPEGVELLNEGAVDNIIAFLEGSPQNVVV